GGGTTGTACTTCATCGTACACGAGCCAAGCGGGAACGGCCCGCTCTCGACGCCGTAGTTCATCTGCGAGAGGCGCGTGTAATGCCGGGCCAGTTCGGGCTCGGCAGGGTCGGGCAAGGAAAGCGAGTCCCGCGTCAGGTCCTCGGGCAGCGGTGAGTCCTCGATGTCGACCGTTTCGTTCGCCTTCTCCGAGAGCAGCGGCTCGTACCGGTCGTCGCTGTCGTCGGTCCAGCGGGCTTGGTCGTACTTCACGCGAGACACCTCCGTGTCGAGCGTGCAGCTCGTGGGACGTGGTTTGTCCCACGGTGGTTCGCCGAGCGCAGTGAGGCGAGTGTCATTTCGCAACCTCCCGGAACGCCGCGACAAACTCGTCTTCGGCCTCGGCGGTGGTCTCGGTCGCACACACCTGCACGAGGTGGTCATCGACCGCGTGGACCGCATACCCCTCGCTTGCGAGGTCGGAAACTATTGCACTGGCCGGCTGGTCCGTGCGGGCGAGGAACTCCCGGAAGTGGTGGCGGCCGTGGACCGGGGCTTTCACCCCGACGACATCGTCGAGACGGTCGGCGAGGTCACGGGCGCGGGTGACGCAGTCCTCGGCGAGGTCGACCAGCCCGTCCGGGCCGAGCCACGCGGCGTGCATCGCGGTCCGGAGCGCGACCCACGCCTGATTCGTACAGATGTTGGAAGTCGCCCGCTCCTTCCGGATGTGCTGCTCTCGGGTCTGGAGTGTCAGCGTGTACGCGCGACGGCCGGCGGCGTCCTCGCTGGCCCCGACCAGCCGGCCGGGGACCTGCCGCAGATACTCCTCGCGCGTGACGAACATACCGAGGCCGAAGCCGTATGCGGTGCCGGTCCCAAGGGACGCAGCGTCGCCGACGACCACGTCGGCCCCGACATCGGCTGGCCGCTCCAGCAGGGACAGCGCTATCGGGTCCGAGCCGAGACAGAACAGCGCCTCGTGGTCGTGAGCCAAGTCACCGATAGCCCCGAGGCGTTCCTCGATAACGCCCCGGACCGTCGGCGACTCGGCGTACACCATCGCGGTGTCCTCGCCGATCTGGTCGGACAGCGCCGCCACGTCGACGACGCCATCGGCCATCGGGTAGGACTCGACCGTGAGGTCCGGTCCATCGGCGTAGTTCGACAGAACGGCGCGTTTGCCGTCCCGAAGATGCTCCGGTACCAGAATCCGGTCGCCGGACACCGACCGGACTCGCTGAGAGAGCGTCGCTGCCTCGCCCAGCGCCGTCGCATCGTCGTACATCGAACAGTTGGCAACGCCGAGCCCCGTGAGTTCCACCAGCATCGACTGGAACTCGAAAAGCGCCTGAAGGAATCCCTGTGCGACCTCGGGCTGGTACTGCGTGTAGGATGTCAGGAACTCCGAGCGGCTGGCGAGGTCGTCGACGACGCTCGGGACGTAGTGGTTGTAGTGGCCGCGACCGAGGAATTCAGTAAGGTCGGCGTTGCGGCCCAGAAGGCCGGCGACTTCCCGGCGCGTCGCCCGCTCACTCCGGGCATCGATACCGAACTCGCCGTCGAAGGCGATAGCCTCGGGGACGTCGAACAGCGATTCGAGGGCATCGGCCCCGACTGCATCGAGCATCGCCGCGGTCTCTGCGGCCGTCTGCGGTGCGTACGGACTGCCTGTGGCGTGTGAATCACTATCGCTCATTGGAGAACCACCCAGTAGCGCCGGGGTGACATGATATCCGCAGCTAACGACCGTGTCCACATTAGGTTACTCCTTTCACCCCCGCGGGACCGCTGCCACCGGGGGTTACTCGATCTGGTCGCGGTACGCGGCGGGTGAGAGCAGGTCGTCGATGTCGCTCTCTTCGTCAAGTTCAACCTCAAGCATCCAGCCGTCACCGAACGGGTCCTCGTTAAGCAGTTCTGGCTCGTCACGGAGCTGATCGTTGACTGCTGTGACAGTGCCTGAGACGGGGGCGTACACGTCGGACACAGCCTTGATAGACTCCACCACGCCGAAGTCCTCGCCTGCAGTCAGTTCCGCTCCCTCGTCCGGCAGTTCGACGAACACCACGTCGCCGAGTTCGTCCTGTGCGAACTCAGTGATGCCGATCTCGGCGGTGTCGCCGGAGATGCGTACCCATTCGTGTGACTCCAGATATCGCAGGTCGTCGGGAACGTCGAAGCTCATCTATCGAGGAATGGCGTGCTCCTGGTACGTGCTTTCTTCGGTTCGCCGCGGACGAGGACGCGAACGGATTTGTCCGGTTGGGCGTACGCTGCCGGGACGTAAGCGAGCGCTATCGGCGACCCCAGCGTCGGACTCATCGTCCCGCTCGTGACGTGCCCGATAGTCTCGCCGTCTGGCGTTGTCACGTCGTACCCATGACGCGGGACGCCGCGGTCGATGAGTTCGATGCCGATGAGTTTCTCTTCAGGACCGTCGGCAGCGACGCCTTCCAGTGCGTCCCGACCGACGAACTCCGTATCGAGTTCGACAGTCCAGCCGATCCCGGCCTCATAGGGCGTTCTGGGCTCATCGACCGGATGGAACTCCTGACCGGAGAGCAGAAAGCCCATTTCTAGGCGGAGGGTGTCACGCGCGCCGAGCCCACAGGGCTGGCACTCAAGCGCGCCCCAGACCGCCTCGGCATTGTCGGGCGGACAGAGGATTTCGAAGCCGGGTTCGCCCGTGTAGCCCGTCCGGGCGATTAGCGAGTCCACGCCGGCAACAGTCCCGTCAGCCACCTCAAACCGGGACAGGGCAGAGAGCGTGACGCCCTCCGTCTCGGCCGCCAGCAGATCCGGTGCGTCAGGCCCCTGAACGGCGAGCATCGCATACTCCTCGGTCCGGTTCGTC
The Haloarcula sp. CBA1129 genome window above contains:
- the gcvPA gene encoding aminomethyl-transferring glycine dehydrogenase subunit GcvPA; this translates as MSDSDSHATGSPYAPQTAAETAAMLDAVGADALESLFDVPEAIAFDGEFGIDARSERATRREVAGLLGRNADLTEFLGRGHYNHYVPSVVDDLASRSEFLTSYTQYQPEVAQGFLQALFEFQSMLVELTGLGVANCSMYDDATALGEAATLSQRVRSVSGDRILVPEHLRDGKRAVLSNYADGPDLTVESYPMADGVVDVAALSDQIGEDTAMVYAESPTVRGVIEERLGAIGDLAHDHEALFCLGSDPIALSLLERPADVGADVVVGDAASLGTGTAYGFGLGMFVTREEYLRQVPGRLVGASEDAAGRRAYTLTLQTREQHIRKERATSNICTNQAWVALRTAMHAAWLGPDGLVDLAEDCVTRARDLADRLDDVVGVKAPVHGRHHFREFLARTDQPASAIVSDLASEGYAVHAVDDHLVQVCATETTAEAEDEFVAAFREVAK
- the gcvH gene encoding glycine cleavage system protein GcvH; the encoded protein is MSFDVPDDLRYLESHEWVRISGDTAEIGITEFAQDELGDVVFVELPDEGAELTAGEDFGVVESIKAVSDVYAPVSGTVTAVNDQLRDEPELLNEDPFGDGWMLEVELDEESDIDDLLSPAAYRDQIE
- the gcvT gene encoding glycine cleavage system aminomethyltransferase GcvT, translating into MTLRAPPLSAVHQRADASFTDFGGWEMPVEFESIRTEHEAVRSEAGKFDVSHMGQITVAGPDAATLTQRLTTNDVTVLDPGEAQYGAITGEDGIMLDDTVVYRLPEGAADEFLFIPNAGHDGEMTERWLSERDERGLDATVTNRTEEYAMLAVQGPDAPDLLAAETEGVTLSALSRFEVADGTVAGVDSLIARTGYTGEPGFEILCPPDNAEAVWGALECQPCGLGARDTLRLEMGFLLSGQEFHPVDEPRTPYEAGIGWTVELDTEFVGRDALEGVAADGPEEKLIGIELIDRGVPRHGYDVTTPDGETIGHVTSGTMSPTLGSPIALAYVPAAYAQPDKSVRVLVRGEPKKARTRSTPFLDR